The Cohnella abietis genome has a segment encoding these proteins:
- the fusA gene encoding elongation factor G — protein sequence MAREFSLQNTRNIGIMAHIDAGKTTTTERILFYTGRVHKIGEVHEGAATMDWMEQEQERGITITSAATTAQWDGHRINIIDTPGHVDFTVEVERSLRVLDGAVGVFSAKEGVEPQSETVWRQADRYGVPRIAYVNKMDIIGADFLNVVRDMKLRLNANAVAIQLPMGAEDVFVGMIDLIERVAYKYKDDLGKDPEKIEIPAEYEAQVEELRAILVEKVAELDEELTMKFLEGEELTIPEIKAALRKGVCEVKIFPVVCGSSYRNKGVQPMLDAVVNFLPSPLDVPAITGHLDDGTETTRESSDTAPFAALAFKIMTDPYVGRLTFFRVYSGILSAGSYVVNATKGKRERVGRILQMHANSRQEISEVHAGDIAAAVGLKDTTTGDTLCDEKNPVILESMNFPEPVIQLAVEPKTKADQDKMGIALQKLSEEDPTFRAHTDEETGQTIIAGMGELHLEILVDRMLREFKVETNVGKPQVAYRETFRVPAKVEGKFVRQSGGKGQFGHCWVEFTPLEPGEGFIFENKTVGGSIPKEFIAPIQAGIEESMKNGVIAGFPLVDIKAVVVDGSYHDVDSSEMAFKIAGSLALKAAKDKCSPCLLEPIMKVEVTVPEEYMGDVMGMMSSRRGRIEGTDSRFGAQIVRAKVPLAEMFGYSTTLRSGTQGRGVFSMELSHYEEVPKSISEEIIAKHKGA from the coding sequence ATGGCTAGAGAGTTCTCCTTGCAAAATACGCGTAATATCGGTATTATGGCGCATATTGATGCGGGTAAAACCACAACAACTGAACGGATTTTGTTCTACACCGGACGTGTTCATAAGATCGGCGAAGTGCATGAAGGCGCCGCTACAATGGACTGGATGGAGCAAGAGCAAGAGCGCGGAATTACAATTACTTCTGCTGCTACAACCGCTCAATGGGATGGTCACCGTATTAATATTATCGACACTCCGGGTCACGTTGACTTTACGGTAGAGGTTGAGCGCTCCTTGCGCGTATTGGATGGGGCCGTAGGCGTATTTAGTGCCAAAGAAGGCGTGGAACCACAATCCGAAACAGTATGGCGTCAAGCTGACCGTTACGGCGTTCCTCGTATTGCTTATGTTAACAAAATGGATATTATAGGTGCAGATTTCCTTAATGTTGTAAGAGACATGAAGTTGCGCTTGAACGCTAATGCTGTAGCTATTCAATTGCCTATGGGCGCTGAGGATGTTTTTGTAGGAATGATCGACCTGATTGAACGGGTTGCTTATAAATACAAAGATGATCTCGGTAAAGATCCAGAGAAAATTGAAATTCCTGCAGAATATGAAGCTCAAGTTGAAGAACTGCGCGCTATCCTGGTAGAGAAAGTTGCAGAGCTTGATGAAGAACTGACAATGAAATTCCTAGAGGGTGAAGAACTCACTATCCCGGAAATCAAAGCTGCTCTTCGTAAAGGCGTCTGTGAAGTGAAAATCTTCCCAGTCGTATGTGGTTCCTCTTACCGTAACAAAGGCGTTCAGCCGATGTTGGATGCAGTAGTTAACTTCCTTCCATCTCCTCTTGATGTACCTGCTATTACAGGTCATCTAGACGATGGTACGGAAACAACTCGGGAATCTTCTGACACTGCTCCATTCGCTGCACTTGCTTTCAAAATCATGACTGACCCTTATGTTGGTCGTTTGACTTTCTTCCGCGTTTATTCCGGTATATTGAGCGCAGGCTCATATGTTGTTAATGCGACTAAAGGTAAACGCGAACGTGTTGGCCGTATTTTGCAAATGCATGCGAACAGCCGTCAGGAAATCAGTGAAGTACATGCTGGTGATATCGCAGCTGCTGTTGGTCTTAAAGATACAACAACAGGTGATACACTGTGTGATGAGAAAAACCCTGTAATTCTTGAATCAATGAACTTCCCTGAGCCGGTTATCCAGCTTGCGGTTGAGCCGAAAACAAAAGCAGACCAAGATAAGATGGGTATTGCTTTGCAGAAGCTGTCTGAGGAAGATCCTACGTTCCGTGCTCACACGGACGAAGAAACTGGCCAGACAATCATTGCAGGTATGGGTGAGCTTCACTTGGAAATTCTCGTTGACCGTATGCTTCGTGAATTCAAAGTTGAGACGAATGTTGGTAAACCACAAGTTGCTTACCGTGAAACATTCCGTGTCCCTGCGAAGGTCGAAGGTAAATTCGTACGTCAATCCGGTGGTAAAGGTCAATTCGGACATTGTTGGGTTGAGTTTACACCACTTGAGCCAGGCGAAGGTTTCATTTTCGAAAACAAAACGGTTGGTGGATCGATTCCAAAAGAATTTATCGCTCCAATCCAAGCTGGTATCGAAGAGTCGATGAAAAACGGTGTAATCGCTGGCTTCCCGCTAGTTGATATTAAAGCTGTTGTTGTTGACGGATCGTACCATGACGTTGACTCCTCGGAGATGGCGTTCAAAATTGCTGGATCGTTAGCGCTTAAAGCAGCTAAGGACAAATGTAGCCCTTGCTTGCTAGAGCCTATCATGAAAGTAGAAGTAACCGTGCCTGAAGAGTACATGGGCGATGTAATGGGAATGATGAGCTCTCGTCGTGGTCGTATCGAAGGAACGGATTCGCGTTTCGGCGCGCAAATCGTTCGTGCGAAAGTTCCACTCGCGGAAATGTTCGGATATTCCACAACGCTTCGTTCCGGTACACAAGGTCGTGGGGTGTTCTCAATGGAATTGTCCCACTACGAAGAAGTGCCGAAATCAATCTCTGAAGAGATTATTGCTAAGCACAAAGGCGCATAA
- the rpsG gene encoding 30S ribosomal protein S7: MPRKGPVTKRDVLPDPLYNSKLVTRLVNRIMIDGKKGVAQQLLYDAFNLIKERSGKDAMEVFEAAIKNIMPVLEVKARRVGGANYQVPIEVKPERRTSLGLRWLVNYSRNRGEKTMEERLAAEILDASNNTGAAVKKREDTHKMAEANKAFAHYRW; this comes from the coding sequence ATGCCACGTAAAGGACCAGTTACGAAACGGGATGTACTTCCGGATCCGCTGTATAACAGCAAACTAGTTACTCGTTTAGTTAACCGTATTATGATTGATGGTAAAAAAGGCGTTGCTCAGCAACTTCTATACGATGCGTTCAACCTTATTAAGGAGCGCTCGGGTAAAGATGCTATGGAGGTCTTTGAAGCAGCAATCAAGAACATTATGCCAGTACTTGAGGTTAAAGCTCGCCGTGTAGGTGGAGCAAACTATCAAGTTCCGATTGAAGTTAAGCCTGAACGCCGCACGTCCCTAGGACTGCGCTGGCTCGTTAACTACTCCCGCAACCGCGGAGAGAAGACGATGGAAGAGCGTTTAGCAGCTGAAATTCTGGATGCTTCCAATAACACTGGAGCAGCAGTTAAGAAGCGCGAAGATACACACAAAATGGCGGAAGCGAACAAAGCGTTTGCCCACTACCGTTGGTAG
- the tuf gene encoding elongation factor Tu, which produces MAKAKFERNKPHVNIGTIGHVDHGKTTLTAAITTVLSKRYGGAAVAFDQIDKAPEERERGITISTAHVEYETPNRHYAHVDCPGHADYVKNMITGAAQMDGAILVVSAADGPMPQTREHILLSKQVGVPYIVVFLNKCDMVEDDELLELVEMEVRDLLNEYDFPGDDTPIIRGAAREALQNPDGAWADKVIELFEAVDSYIPQPERATDKPFLMPVEDVFTITGRGTVATGRVERGIIKVGDEVEIIGLQEETRKSVCTGVEMFRKLLDQAQAGDNVGALLRGVDRKDIERGQVIAKPGSVKPHTEFTAQIYVLTSAEGGRHKPFFTGYRPQFYFRTTDVTGIINLPEGTEMVMPGDNIEVTVSLIAPIAVEDGTRFAIREGGRTVGAGAVASIQK; this is translated from the coding sequence ATGGCAAAGGCTAAGTTTGAACGTAACAAACCACACGTAAACATCGGTACTATCGGTCACGTCGATCACGGTAAAACGACATTGACAGCTGCAATCACAACTGTACTTTCCAAGCGTTATGGTGGAGCTGCAGTAGCGTTCGACCAAATCGACAAAGCACCAGAAGAGCGCGAGCGTGGAATTACAATTTCCACAGCACACGTTGAGTACGAAACACCTAACCGTCACTATGCACACGTTGACTGTCCTGGACATGCTGACTATGTTAAGAACATGATCACAGGTGCAGCACAAATGGACGGAGCAATCCTAGTTGTATCCGCAGCTGATGGCCCTATGCCACAAACGCGTGAGCACATCTTGCTTTCTAAGCAAGTAGGCGTTCCTTACATCGTTGTATTCTTGAACAAATGCGACATGGTTGAAGATGATGAATTGCTTGAGCTTGTTGAGATGGAAGTTCGCGACCTTCTGAACGAGTATGATTTCCCAGGCGATGACACTCCAATTATCCGTGGTGCTGCTCGTGAAGCATTGCAAAATCCTGATGGCGCATGGGCTGACAAAGTAATCGAGCTTTTCGAAGCTGTTGATTCTTACATCCCACAACCAGAACGTGCAACTGACAAGCCTTTCTTGATGCCAGTTGAGGATGTTTTCACAATCACTGGTCGTGGTACTGTTGCTACAGGCCGTGTTGAGCGTGGAATTATCAAAGTTGGTGACGAAGTTGAAATCATCGGCTTGCAAGAAGAAACTCGCAAATCCGTTTGTACTGGTGTAGAAATGTTCCGTAAATTGCTAGATCAAGCTCAAGCTGGTGACAACGTTGGAGCATTGCTTCGCGGTGTAGACCGTAAAGACATCGAGCGCGGTCAAGTAATCGCGAAACCAGGTTCAGTTAAGCCTCACACTGAATTCACTGCACAAATCTACGTTCTGACTTCTGCTGAAGGTGGCCGTCATAAGCCTTTCTTCACAGGCTACCGTCCACAGTTCTACTTCCGGACAACAGACGTAACTGGCATCATCAACCTGCCAGAAGGTACTGAAATGGTTATGCCTGGTGATAACATCGAGGTTACTGTTTCCCTAATCGCTCCAATCGCTGTTGAAGACGGTACTCGCTTCGCTATTCGCGAAGGCGGACGTACTGTAGGCGCTGGTGCAGTTGCTTCTATCCAGAAGTAA
- a CDS encoding YitT family protein has translation MPSLYQSITIIIGSLLIALGIDFFLIPIKVLDGGFIGLALIANYIYEARVGIVFTLLSLPVFIYTWYNARGMFIHSLIGMILLSYFIDLFEVYSPFSSFVHSQPFASSVIGGTCIGIGFGVLLRNDASTGGMDLLAKLMARRLRLNVGILILIMDAFVVILGGMLFSIDTFFLSIATITAEGLATSLYTSKFFSD, from the coding sequence TTTAGGGATAGACTTTTTTCTAATTCCAATTAAAGTACTCGATGGAGGATTCATCGGGTTAGCGCTTATCGCGAACTATATATATGAAGCAAGAGTTGGAATCGTCTTTACTTTATTGAGTCTACCCGTATTTATATATACCTGGTACAACGCTCGCGGCATGTTCATTCATAGTCTCATCGGAATGATCCTGCTCTCTTACTTCATTGATTTATTCGAGGTTTATTCTCCATTCAGTTCCTTCGTTCATTCCCAACCCTTCGCCTCCTCGGTTATAGGAGGAACATGCATTGGTATCGGATTTGGCGTTCTTCTTCGAAATGATGCAAGTACAGGGGGCATGGACTTACTTGCCAAACTAATGGCTAGGCGCTTACGGCTCAATGTAGGAATTTTAATATTAATTATGGATGCCTTCGTCGTTATTTTAGGTGGAATGCTTTTTTCTATTGATACTTTCTTCTTATCCATCGCTACGATTACTGCTGAAGGTTTGGCTACCAGCTTGTATACGAGTAAGTTCTTTTCAGATTAA
- the rpsL gene encoding 30S ribosomal protein S12 — protein sequence MPTINQLVRKGRQSKVVKSKSPALQRGFNALKRVETEVSAPQKRGVCTRVGTMTPKKPNSALRKYARVRLTNRVEVTAYIGGIGHNLQEHSVVLVRGGRVKDLPGVRYHIVRGALDTAGVNNRKQARSKYGTKRPKVKKS from the coding sequence ATGCCAACTATTAACCAGCTAGTTCGTAAAGGCCGTCAATCGAAGGTCGTTAAATCGAAATCACCTGCACTTCAAAGAGGGTTCAATGCTCTTAAACGCGTTGAAACAGAAGTGAGTGCTCCTCAGAAACGTGGAGTATGTACTCGTGTAGGAACCATGACTCCGAAAAAACCGAACTCTGCACTACGTAAATACGCGAGGGTTCGTTTGACTAACCGCGTAGAGGTCACTGCCTACATTGGTGGGATCGGACATAACCTGCAGGAGCATAGCGTTGTGCTTGTTCGTGGAGGCCGGGTTAAGGATTTACCGGGGGTTCGTTATCATATCGTTCGCGGAGCACTTGATACCGCAGGCGTTAACAACCGGAAACAAGCTCGTTCTAAATACGGAACGAAAAGACCGAAAGTTAAGAAATCCTAA